A stretch of DNA from Chiloscyllium plagiosum isolate BGI_BamShark_2017 chromosome 29, ASM401019v2, whole genome shotgun sequence:
tggactccccggtCATCAGGAACATGGACTGAGTGAGGTCCCACCTTGGATCCTCACTTGGTCACAGACTATCTCCTTTGGTAGCGCAGGCAGTATTACACATTCTTCAAACTCCAGTGAGGATCCAAGATTTGGCTTTACTCAGGCTACTGATGGAGAGTAGAAGAACCAGGGATGCTCAAAGAGTGTAAGAGACAGGAGCCAGGGTCCACTATCTGaccattgagcctgttctgctagTCACTAAGTCATGGCTTACCTcattgtggccttaactccacattcctgcctgagCCTGATCATCtctcttgtcaatcaaaaatctgtcttatTTGTCCTTGAAAGTGttcaatgacccagtctccacTGCTCAGGGTAAGAGATTTCCAAACACGCAGAGaggaaaaaaacacaatttacctcagctctgttttaaatgggagaaCCTCTATCTTGAAATGGTGCCCCTCGTTCCAGAAAGAGAGAGCCTctcagtatctaccctgtcaaagccCTTTGAGATCTTATATGTTCGATACAATGTCTCTGAGTCACTGGTTGGGTATATTCAATGTGGTCCCCTTATGGTTATGGAGGTGTAACAACTTGGACTCAAATATCACGTATGACAAATGATGAAACCgaataataataattttaataaCTTGTGAAGTGGCACAGAGAAGCAAAGAATAAAATGACTGGATTGTTATAAAAACTCAATCTGGTTGATAAAAgcaggcagtggcctagtggtattatcactagacggTTAATCAAGAGACCCCCAGACAACattttggggacatgggtttgaatcctgccatggcagatggtggaacttgaaactAATTAAAAAATTCTGGCATTAAGATTCTCATGTTGATTGTTGACCACATtgaaacccacctggttcactgaggtccctttagggaaggcaactgcTTTACCTGGGCTAGATtacatgtgaggagaaagtgcagatgctgcagatcagagtcaagagtgtggcactggaaaagcagagcaggtcaggcagcatccgaggagcaggagaatcagcgtttcaggcataagcccttcatcatcattcctgatgaaggacttttgcccgaaacattgattctcctgctccctcagatgctgcctaacctgctgtgcttttccagcaccacactctcgacctagattacatgtgactcctgtcccacagcaatgcagttgactgttaactggcctctggacaattagggacgggcaataaatactagtattgccaatgatgcccacatcctgtgaatgactaGGAAAAATGAAGGGAGGCTAACTTCCCAGGctgataatggaatttgaatttgataaaaatctggaattaagattctattGACGACCATGTcagaccattgttgattgttggaaagccccatctggttcattcatgtcctaTAGGGTAGAAAAATGTtatccttacctagtctagccCACATATGAATGCAATCTCAGATGATGGCGTTGACTTAATGATCATAAGCAACTAGACATGGCACAATATCTATAATGGTTTACTGGTGTTGGGTGCATCTTAAGAAGAAGCTACACAAAgtcttccttccaaagtaaacCCAACGACGTCCACATTAGATAATGTTGGGGAAGCGAGTCATTGCATTATCACTAACCCATCCCACACCCCATGTTCTCTGTCCAGTGTGCCTGAGAGGGCTCAAGGTTTACCGTAAATGCTTCCTCCTCATGGACGGACAAAAGAACTTCCATGAAGCGTCTGACGATTGCATCATGCATGGGGGCATCCTCGGCGTGCCACACAACTACCACGAGAACAATGAGCTGTACAACTACGCCAAGACGACCCTGGGGGACGAGCACGACATCTGGGTTGGCATCACTGACATCGCAACTGAGGGAGACTGGGTGGATGTGTCTGGAAAGGCCACCAACTACACCAACTGGGAGACCATTCGCCGCCAACCCGATGGTGGCACAAAGGCCAATTGCGTGGCAATGTCAGGCCCGGCTAACGGCAGGTGGTTTGACGACTCCTGTGTGCTCCAGAAAAATTACTTCTGTCAATTTAACATTCTTTAATAGCTGCAGAGTTTCACCTCATGTATAGCCTGACTGGTTTAGTCTCGCTACGGATGCTTTGGGGTTTTTGTTTCAGTGATGATACCTTGCGAGCGGTACAGGTACAAAGTGATTCTCATTGACCCAGGTTGACTGTCCTCTTCATTCCTTAACATTCTGTCCATTCAGGACTATGTCTGTTTTGGAGATGGTAGACCAAGGTAACCACCATGATGCCAGGATGCCACCAATCCTGGACCCACATGAATACCACAGGCCATACGGATAAAACCCAGTGGAACGCCCCCTTCTCccctgcccttgtctttctctgTGCAGTACAGTGAACATCAGGAGCTGAGCAGAGTAGGGGAGGCTGGAAGGGGCAGTTAGGTTGGTCAAACCAACCCACCCCCATCATCTCTCTCCATGCCAGGCTGCTTCGACACTGAAGCACAGGTACACCTGGTTGTACTCCCCTTCTTGTGGTTTATTTGCTAACTCAGCTGTGCAGGAATTCATAGCTTGCTTGGCTCTGTGGCTAGTCCAGGTTTCTTGCCGTGCCCATTGTAAACACAGTAATGCATGCTACTGTTGTGACCAGAAATAAAACCATTCATTCAAAGACAAAGGAAGTTGCTGTATTGTATTCCCATCCaactgagtgtgagtgagtgtgtgtatgtatgtaagtgcatgtgagtgtgcacctgtgtatgtttgtgtgtgaatgCATGTGAGAGCAAATGTGTGTAAGATTGCGTGTATGTCTTGatttatgtatatgtgtgtgttcatgtctatgtgtgagtgtgtaagagtgtgtttAGGTATGtgcatggctgtgtgtgtgtgtgagtgtggtgtGTTTTgttcggtgtgtgtgtgtgccctcCCACTAAAAAAGGTAGCTGTAATTCCTTCAGCTGGAGGTGCATCATTTAATCCTCCCTCATCACCACCCCATTTCCCCGGCACTGTCTTGAACACAAACTCTGCCCCTTgcctcacagacacacactctctctctctctctctctctctgaaatctgAATTTACTTCAGGAACTACACACATTATGTCACATGTTCGCTCAAAACCTCCTGAGGGGTTTCCTCAGCTTCAGCTACTATTACAGTTTATTGAAGGTTGCATTATTATTATTACAGTGATGCCCAAAAAGTTATTCCAACCCCCACAATGAATGAATGTTGTCGCAGATCACTACCATTGCTCCTATTTCTCAGACAGCGGCTATTGATAAGATGTTTTGCCTGTGCCATTTGTATCTCCTCCAGCCATCTTTTATTTCATTCCATTACTCTCCCACTTCACCTTGCAtcgtcaataaatgctggcctagtcaacaACACCCAAATCCCTTGAATGAGAAGGGAAtacacttgtgggatgtgggcattgctggctgggccagcacttattgcccatccctagttgccccttgagaaggtggtggtgagctgcctttttgaatcgctgcaatccatgtgatatgggttgacccacaatgccctgaggaagggaatttcgcgattttgacccagtgacagtgaaagaacaggtgttacatatttccaagtcaggatgatgagtggtttggaggggggCATGCTGAAAgaggttggtgttcccatgtatctgctgcccttgtccttacagatggaagtggttgtgagtttggaaggtgctgatctTCGGATCTTCGGTGaacttctgcaatgcatcttgtagctggtacacacagGTGCTACTGAGCGCAGgtaaagggagtggatgtttgtggatgtggtgccaatcaagtgggctgctttgccctggatggtgtcgagcttcttgaatgttgttgggacTGTACCCAGACACATAGGAACTAATccatcttgaagaagggcttatgcccgaaacgtcgactctcctgttccttggatgctgcctgacctgctgcgcttttccaacaacacatttttagcacTAATTCATCCTGCTTATGCTCACTCTCCTCCACCCAccccatcacagactttatcttctgtagttacactccTTCCCTTGCATTTTATCCCAAACTCTGTTTTGATGAAAAATCACAAACGTAACGtgttaactctctctctcccaacagatgttgcctgactctGTGTTTTaagcattttctatttatttaCTGTCAATAAATAATTTGCTCTCTCTAAATCCCCCTAATTATTATTAGCGCAACTGTATCGCAGTAAAAACAAAGGATTTAGGAATAGgaataaagaaagcaggaaatgaaaaaaaaaacaaaacaaaagaggccattcagcccctccaactgGTTCagtaaagtcatggctgatctgagctTCTGCCTCTCGCCATAACCCTCAGCTCTCCAACAGTTCAGCAATCCCTCTATCCCAAATGAAAATATACTGAATTGCCCAGTCTCCGCTGCTGAGTGCGAGAAGATAACCCTCAGCTCTCCAACAGTTCAGCAATCCCTCTATCCCAGATGAAAATATACTGAGTTGCCCAGTCTCCGCTGCTGAGTGCGAGAAGATAACTGTGAAAACGATTGcccctccaagagaagaaattctttcccATCTCCATTTCAATTCTAGAGTCATCGAGTTATAGAGacatacatcacggaaacagacccttcggttcaactcatccatgaagacccgatatcctaaccaaatctagtcccatttgccagcacttgacccatatctctctaaacccttcctattcatgtacccatccagatgccttttaaatattgtaattgtaccagcctccaccaattcctctggcagctcattcaatacatatgcaccactgtctgtgtggaaaagtttcccttttatatctttccccctctcaccctaaacctatgacctctatttctggactccctcaccccaggggaaaagaccttgtctacttaccctatccatgcccctcatgattttataaccgtctataaggtcacccctcagcctctgacactccagggaaaaaagccccagcttattcaatctATCCCTTTAGCTCAAATAGTCCAAATGGCTCAGTGTGAAACTATAACCCCTGTTTCAGATTCTTGCATTTGCTTCAAGACTGATCGAGAATCAAGTAAACCCT
This window harbors:
- the LOC122564530 gene encoding tetranectin-like protein, which produces MELRVIPLVLLVLCLLQMTHEQVIRNKPRKNGAAKKAMVTLSMIEDINDQIAQIINEVNVLKEKQALQTVCLRGLKVYRKCFLLMDGQKNFHEASDDCIMHGGILGVPHNYHENNELYNYAKTTLGDEHDIWVGITDIATEGDWVDVSGKATNYTNWETIRRQPDGGTKANCVAMSGPANGRWFDDSCVLQKNYFCQFNIL